A single genomic interval of Streptomyces showdoensis harbors:
- a CDS encoding DUF397 domain-containing protein produces the protein MASKALDLTAAVWRKSSYSNGDGGDCLEVAEGFAAWRKSSYSNTSGGNCLEVRDDAPGLVPVRDSKRPDGPVLVVPAAAWAPFVAAVKASS, from the coding sequence ATGGCCAGCAAAGCCCTTGATCTGACCGCCGCCGTCTGGCGCAAGAGCAGTTACAGCAACGGCGATGGCGGCGACTGCCTCGAAGTGGCCGAAGGCTTCGCCGCCTGGCGTAAGAGCAGCTACAGCAACACGTCCGGCGGCAACTGCCTCGAAGTCCGCGACGACGCCCCCGGCCTCGTCCCCGTCCGCGACTCCAAGCGGCCCGACGGGCCCGTGCTCGTCGTCCCGGCCGCCGCCTGGGCGCCGTTCGTCGCGGCCGTGAAGGCGAGCTCCTGA